A genomic region of Pseudomonas abietaniphila contains the following coding sequences:
- a CDS encoding glutathione S-transferase, translating into MKLIGMLDSPYVRRVAVSLKRMGIAFEHESVSVFRGMERFRELNPVIKAPTFITDDGQVLMESSLILDYVECLKGAGNGLMPVALAERARTLRLTGLALVAYEKAVQIYYERNLRPAEIQHAPWVERVSEQLKTACAELERELIERPLSAGQDIGQDGISIAVGWSFIQLVVPDQASAESYPVLAAFASEAERLDIFKSLPMV; encoded by the coding sequence ATGAAGCTCATCGGCATGCTGGATTCGCCTTACGTTCGGCGGGTCGCGGTCAGTCTTAAGCGTATGGGCATTGCGTTCGAACACGAGTCGGTCTCGGTGTTTCGAGGCATGGAGCGTTTCAGGGAGCTCAATCCGGTCATCAAGGCGCCCACGTTCATCACCGATGACGGCCAGGTGCTCATGGAGTCCAGCCTGATTCTTGATTACGTCGAGTGTCTTAAGGGCGCAGGCAATGGGTTGATGCCTGTGGCACTGGCGGAGCGGGCACGAACCCTGCGTCTGACCGGGCTGGCCTTGGTGGCTTACGAGAAAGCCGTGCAGATTTATTACGAACGCAACCTGCGGCCGGCCGAGATTCAGCATGCACCGTGGGTCGAGCGGGTCAGCGAGCAATTGAAAACGGCGTGCGCGGAACTTGAGCGGGAGCTGATCGAGCGGCCGTTGAGTGCAGGTCAAGACATCGGTCAGGACGGCATCAGCATCGCCGTCGGCTGGTCGTTCATTCAACTGGTGGTGCCCGATCAGGCCAGCGCCGAGTCCTATCCGGTCCTGGCGGCGTTCGCGTCAGAGGCCGAGCGACTGGACATCTTCAAAAGCCTGCCGATGGTGTAG
- a CDS encoding phosphoethanolamine transferase, with protein MFRVVLYMEMRSKLKPVTSTRLVMLFSLSLVAFYNLATWHALVGLTQLQGIKAIAFYASFAFFLWAAITLLLTPFSFKPTLKPVLSLVALCSASAAYFMNTYGITIDTVMMQNVLETNPGEAKALISGKLFLYLGLLGALPIAVIWMIPVTYRRVLPGLVNKVLVCIGCVLVIAASVGPFYSTYAPIFRDEDKLTHFINPTNYIYAIGKLTKQTVAIKETVKIQAVGEDSVLSAEAQQRPKKSLMIFVVGETARADHFSLNGYARDTNPELKKQDILNFTQVASCGTSTAVSVPCMFSKFPRSDYSDKKGKTYEGLLDMLRRAGLKVVWLDNNSDCKGTCLRVPHSDIPKTQPSPFCDGQNCLDEALLVGLQDYIDSLKDNAIIVLHSDGSHGPEYYDRYPKTMERFTPVCHTNQLGSCTSDELKNVYDNTILYTDHFLSQTIELLKRNQDKVDTSMIYVSDHGESLGENGVYLHAAPYAIAPSAQTHVPMVMWFGNQTLEDASIDRSCLAAKQNQPDLSHDYMFHSVLGLLGVNTTEYQPALDIFHSCKRSKG; from the coding sequence ATGTTTCGAGTAGTGCTTTATATGGAAATGCGTTCAAAGCTGAAACCGGTTACCTCCACTCGCCTCGTCATGCTGTTCTCCCTGTCTCTGGTTGCCTTTTACAACCTGGCGACATGGCATGCCCTGGTCGGTCTGACCCAGCTGCAAGGCATCAAGGCGATTGCGTTCTACGCCTCTTTTGCGTTCTTTCTCTGGGCCGCCATTACGCTGCTGCTGACCCCCTTCTCTTTCAAACCCACGCTCAAGCCCGTGCTGAGTCTGGTGGCGCTGTGCTCCGCCTCGGCGGCCTACTTCATGAACACTTACGGCATCACCATCGACACCGTGATGATGCAGAACGTGCTGGAAACCAACCCCGGCGAGGCCAAGGCCCTGATCAGCGGCAAGCTGTTCCTGTACCTGGGCTTGCTGGGTGCGTTGCCCATTGCCGTGATCTGGATGATCCCGGTCACCTATCGCCGTGTGCTGCCCGGTCTGGTCAACAAGGTGCTGGTGTGCATCGGTTGCGTGCTGGTGATCGCCGCCTCCGTCGGACCGTTCTATTCCACCTACGCGCCTATTTTTCGCGATGAAGACAAGCTGACCCACTTCATCAACCCGACCAATTACATTTACGCCATCGGCAAGCTGACCAAGCAGACGGTCGCGATCAAGGAAACCGTTAAGATCCAGGCCGTCGGTGAAGATTCGGTACTCAGCGCAGAAGCACAGCAGCGGCCGAAAAAGAGCCTGATGATTTTCGTCGTGGGTGAAACCGCCCGCGCCGACCATTTCTCGCTCAACGGTTATGCGCGCGACACCAACCCGGAATTGAAGAAGCAAGACATTCTCAACTTCACGCAAGTCGCCTCCTGTGGCACCTCGACCGCTGTGTCGGTGCCGTGCATGTTCTCCAAGTTTCCCCGCAGCGATTACAGCGACAAGAAAGGCAAGACCTACGAAGGCCTGCTGGACATGCTGCGGCGTGCGGGGTTGAAGGTCGTGTGGCTGGACAACAACAGCGACTGCAAGGGCACCTGTCTGCGCGTGCCGCACAGCGACATTCCAAAAACCCAGCCGAGCCCGTTCTGCGACGGTCAGAACTGCCTGGACGAAGCACTGCTGGTGGGTTTGCAGGACTACATTGACTCGCTAAAAGATAACGCCATCATCGTGCTGCACTCCGACGGCAGCCACGGCCCCGAATACTACGATCGTTACCCGAAAACCATGGAGCGCTTCACGCCGGTCTGCCACACCAACCAGTTGGGCAGTTGCACGTCGGATGAGCTGAAAAACGTTTACGACAACACGATCCTGTACACCGACCACTTCCTGTCGCAGACCATCGAGCTGCTCAAGCGCAATCAAGACAAAGTGGACACCTCGATGATCTACGTCTCGGACCATGGCGAGTCGCTGGGTGAAAACGGTGTTTACCTGCACGCCGCGCCGTACGCCATCGCCCCAAGCGCGCAGACTCACGTGCCGATGGTCATGTGGTTCGGCAACCAGACGCTGGAAGACGCCAGCATCGACCGCAGTTGCCTGGCGGCCAAGCAGAACCAGCCCGACCTGAGCCATGACTACATGTTTCATTCGGTGCTAGGCTTGCTCGGCGTCAACACCACCGAATACCAGCCGGCCCTCGATATTTTCCACAGCTGCAAGCGCAGCAAAGGATGA
- a CDS encoding substrate-binding periplasmic protein encodes MTPPVLRRLARRVLDHAVWLCLSVLGVQAEPIRIVTEELPPYNMTRDGQLTGMSTEVVQAVLKEVNVQATIQSMPWARAYDLALHDPDVLIYSITRTAEREHLFKWVGTIASSRWYIYSSSAHPVTLLDLNDARDWQTATVNEDVGEQYLMSQKFLIGQQLQSSNRYELNYQKLQTGHVDLWISDELNADYLARQVGDDPGRTLVQSLRVPALEEAGGFNMAFSAGTADATVQLFQKGLNAIRENGTYDAIARKWN; translated from the coding sequence ATGACACCCCCTGTTCTCCGTCGCCTGGCCCGCCGCGTGCTTGATCACGCCGTATGGCTGTGCCTGAGTGTTTTGGGGGTTCAGGCCGAACCGATTCGCATCGTCACCGAAGAGTTGCCGCCCTATAACATGACCCGCGACGGTCAGCTGACCGGGATGAGCACGGAGGTGGTGCAGGCGGTACTGAAGGAGGTAAACGTCCAGGCAACCATTCAGTCGATGCCATGGGCGCGCGCCTACGACCTGGCGCTGCACGACCCTGACGTCCTCATCTATTCCATCACCCGCACGGCCGAGCGCGAGCACCTGTTCAAGTGGGTCGGCACCATCGCCTCCTCTCGTTGGTACATCTATTCTTCGTCTGCCCATCCGGTCACCCTCCTGGACCTGAACGACGCCCGCGACTGGCAGACCGCAACGGTCAACGAAGACGTGGGCGAGCAATACCTCATGAGTCAGAAGTTCTTGATTGGCCAGCAACTGCAGTCCAGCAACCGATACGAGCTCAACTATCAAAAGCTGCAAACCGGGCACGTCGACCTGTGGATCTCCGACGAATTGAACGCCGACTACCTGGCCCGCCAGGTCGGCGACGACCCAGGCCGCACGCTGGTGCAGTCATTGCGCGTGCCCGCGCTGGAAGAAGCAGGAGGGTTCAACATGGCTTTCAGCGCAGGGACGGCGGATGCTACTGTTCAGCTGTTTCAAAAGGGCCTGAACGCCATTCGTGAGAACGGAACCTACGATGCTATTGCGCGGAAATGGAATTGA
- a CDS encoding cytochrome ubiquinol oxidase subunit I — MISESVVDLSRLQFAMTALYHFLFVPLTLGMTFLLAIMESVYVMTGKQVYKDMTKFWGKLFGINFALGVTTGLTMEFQFGTNWAYYSHYVGDIFGAPLAIEGMMAFFLESTFIGLFFFGWDRLSRVQHLTVTWLVAIGSNLSALWILIANGWMQNPVGAEFNFTTMRMELTSFSDLLFNPVAQVKFVHTVASGYVTGAIFVLAISSWYLLKGRDIGFARRSFAIASAFGMASILSVIVLGDESGYEIGDVQKTKLAAIEAEWETEPAPAAFTLFGLPNQAEQRTDYAVKIPYVMGIIATRSVDKQVTGIKDLVSEHQARIRNGMVAYDLLGKLRAGDKTQQTLTAFNDVKKDLGYGLLLKKYTDKVVDANEQQIHQAALDSIPHVASIFWTFRVMVLSGVLMLLLFACAFWASARKNESSKRWLLKWALFSLPLPWIATQTGWWVAEHGRQPWSIGEVLPVHLSASTLSSGDVLGSILALVGFYTVLLIIEMYLMIKFARLGPSSLHTGRYHFERRDADVSAAPQPTLA; from the coding sequence ATGATTTCGGAATCAGTCGTCGACTTATCTCGGCTGCAGTTCGCAATGACCGCGCTGTACCACTTTCTGTTCGTCCCGCTGACGCTGGGCATGACCTTCCTGCTGGCGATCATGGAGTCGGTCTACGTCATGACCGGTAAACAGGTCTACAAGGACATGACTAAATTCTGGGGCAAGCTGTTCGGCATCAACTTTGCCCTGGGGGTGACCACGGGCCTGACGATGGAATTCCAGTTCGGCACCAACTGGGCGTATTACAGCCATTACGTGGGCGACATTTTCGGCGCGCCGCTGGCCATCGAAGGCATGATGGCGTTCTTCCTTGAGTCGACCTTCATTGGCTTGTTCTTCTTCGGCTGGGACCGGCTGAGCCGCGTGCAGCACCTGACCGTCACGTGGCTGGTGGCGATCGGTTCCAACCTGTCGGCCTTGTGGATTCTGATCGCCAACGGCTGGATGCAAAACCCGGTCGGCGCCGAATTCAACTTCACCACCATGCGCATGGAACTGACCAGTTTCAGCGACCTGCTGTTCAACCCGGTCGCACAGGTCAAGTTTGTTCACACCGTTGCTTCCGGCTACGTCACGGGCGCGATCTTCGTGCTGGCGATTTCCAGCTGGTATTTGCTCAAAGGTCGTGACATCGGCTTCGCGCGCCGCTCGTTCGCCATTGCCTCGGCGTTCGGTATGGCCTCGATCCTGTCGGTGATCGTGTTGGGCGACGAATCCGGTTACGAAATCGGTGACGTTCAGAAAACCAAGCTCGCCGCCATCGAGGCTGAGTGGGAAACCGAACCGGCGCCTGCTGCGTTCACGCTGTTCGGTCTGCCGAACCAGGCGGAGCAGCGCACCGATTACGCGGTGAAGATTCCGTATGTGATGGGCATCATCGCCACGCGCTCGGTGGACAAACAAGTCACCGGCATTAAGGACCTGGTCAGCGAGCATCAGGCCCGCATCCGCAATGGCATGGTCGCATACGACCTGCTGGGCAAGCTGCGGGCCGGCGACAAGACCCAGCAGACCCTCACCGCCTTCAACGACGTAAAGAAAGACCTGGGTTACGGCCTGTTGCTGAAGAAGTACACCGACAAGGTGGTGGACGCCAACGAGCAACAGATTCATCAGGCCGCGCTGGATTCCATTCCTCACGTCGCCTCGATCTTCTGGACCTTCCGCGTGATGGTGCTCAGCGGCGTGTTGATGCTGCTGTTGTTTGCCTGTGCCTTCTGGGCCTCAGCGCGCAAGAACGAATCCAGCAAGCGCTGGTTGCTCAAGTGGGCGCTGTTCAGCCTGCCGCTGCCGTGGATCGCTACGCAGACCGGCTGGTGGGTTGCCGAGCACGGTCGTCAGCCGTGGTCGATCGGTGAAGTGCTGCCGGTGCACCTGTCGGCGTCGACGCTGTCGTCGGGCGACGTGCTGGGCTCGATCCTGGCGCTGGTGGGTTTCTACACCGTGCTGCTGATCATCGAGATGTACTTGATGATCAAGTTCGCCCGACTCGGCCCAAGCAGCTTGCACACCGGTCGCTATCACTTCGAACGACGCGACGCTGACGTGTCCGCCGCACCCCAACCGACGCTGGCCTGA
- a CDS encoding helix-turn-helix transcriptional regulator: MTLQNPVNHAATPVFWRDAQLPFIEARSIADGRKVCYSRHSHDVFSIGAITSGHSTYLHEKHEQRISTGTVVLMNPGDVHACNPIDDQPWSYLMLYVDAQWLGRVQQACGIDGFRPIPAISSTDAALFSGLLDLHRTLIDPGLDALEKHEAAIAFFTLLQQRLGGADAPLKKVNAKVERAAQYINRHFLRAIRLEEICQAANLSEAYLIRAFEQHYHMTPHAYLINRRIQHAQAQLREGEPIADIAQQSGFSDQAHFQRVFKKHLAATPGQYRQ, encoded by the coding sequence ATGACCCTCCAGAACCCGGTGAACCACGCAGCAACACCGGTGTTCTGGAGGGACGCGCAGCTACCTTTCATCGAGGCGCGCTCCATCGCCGATGGCCGCAAGGTCTGCTATTCGCGCCATTCCCACGACGTGTTTTCCATCGGTGCCATCACCTCCGGGCACAGCACCTACCTGCACGAAAAGCACGAACAGCGCATCAGCACGGGCACCGTGGTATTGATGAACCCTGGCGATGTTCACGCGTGCAACCCCATTGACGATCAGCCTTGGTCGTACCTCATGCTGTACGTCGATGCACAGTGGCTGGGCCGGGTTCAGCAGGCGTGTGGCATCGATGGGTTTCGCCCGATTCCGGCCATCTCCAGTACCGATGCGGCGCTTTTTTCAGGGCTGCTGGATCTGCATCGGACGTTGATCGACCCGGGGCTGGATGCACTGGAAAAACACGAAGCGGCCATCGCCTTCTTCACCCTCCTGCAACAACGGTTGGGAGGTGCGGACGCACCGCTGAAGAAGGTCAACGCCAAAGTGGAACGCGCGGCGCAGTACATCAACCGGCATTTTCTGCGCGCCATCCGCCTGGAAGAAATCTGCCAGGCGGCCAACCTGTCGGAGGCGTACCTGATTCGCGCGTTCGAGCAGCATTACCACATGACGCCCCACGCCTACCTGATCAACCGGCGCATTCAGCATGCCCAGGCGCAACTGCGCGAAGGCGAGCCGATTGCCGACATCGCCCAGCAGAGCGGGTTTTCCGATCAGGCGCATTTCCAGCGGGTGTTCAAAAAGCACCTTGCCGCGACACCGGGCCAATACCGTCAGTGA
- a CDS encoding substrate-binding periplasmic protein — protein MSNASHSIKQGWRAAAATVLVLFCLQAQAEPLQVVTEDSSYSELRDGKVVGVASEIVEQTLAKAGVTEYHMALYPWARAYDMARLEANVLIYPIIRSAEREPLFKWVGELDQVTPMFYKLRERRDVVVKSLQDAKNYSVGVVRDDSRQEYLEGKGFSKMVVSSNNLDNLRKLLSGQVALVPLPEREAREQCADLHIAFEDLESVYTIDELSKGLYVALSLKTPDETVKRITAAFAQLKEDGTLAKVMAQ, from the coding sequence ATGAGCAATGCCTCACACTCGATCAAACAGGGCTGGCGCGCTGCCGCAGCGACCGTGCTGGTGCTGTTCTGCCTGCAGGCTCAGGCCGAGCCGCTGCAGGTGGTCACCGAAGATTCGTCGTACAGCGAATTGCGCGACGGCAAGGTCGTAGGGGTCGCGAGTGAAATCGTCGAGCAGACCCTGGCCAAGGCCGGCGTCACCGAGTACCACATGGCCCTCTATCCCTGGGCGCGCGCCTATGACATGGCGCGACTGGAAGCCAACGTGCTGATCTACCCGATCATTCGCAGCGCCGAGCGCGAGCCGCTGTTCAAATGGGTGGGCGAACTGGATCAGGTCACGCCGATGTTCTACAAACTGCGTGAACGTCGCGACGTCGTGGTCAAGAGCCTGCAGGACGCCAAGAACTACAGCGTCGGCGTGGTGCGTGATGACTCGCGTCAGGAATACCTGGAGGGCAAGGGTTTCAGCAAGATGGTGGTGTCGTCCAACAACCTCGACAACCTGCGCAAACTGCTGAGCGGACAGGTCGCGCTGGTACCGTTGCCGGAACGTGAGGCACGGGAGCAGTGCGCAGACCTGCACATCGCCTTCGAAGACCTGGAAAGCGTGTACACGATTGACGAGCTGTCCAAAGGGCTCTACGTCGCACTGAGTCTCAAGACGCCTGACGAGACGGTCAAACGCATCACCGCCGCCTTCGCACAATTGAAAGAGGACGGGACGCTGGCGAAGGTCATGGCGCAGTAG
- a CDS encoding LysE family translocator — MNLMISMATFALAASISPGPVNVVALSSGAQFGLVTSLRHVMGSTVGFVVLLIFTGFGLHEVLHQYPMLTDIIRWAGMAFLVYLAWKLAMDDGRLNVDKPTRRPSFWHGAAMQWLNPKAWLAAVAGMGAFVADGEARLIGLFALVYFVVCFLSVACWAYAGAFLGPYLRSAHRIRVFNRSMAALLAGCAVSLLYV; from the coding sequence ATGAACCTGATGATTTCCATGGCGACTTTTGCACTGGCGGCTTCCATTTCACCCGGCCCGGTCAACGTGGTGGCGTTGAGCAGTGGGGCGCAATTCGGGCTGGTTACCAGTTTGCGACACGTGATGGGGTCGACGGTCGGCTTTGTGGTGCTGCTGATCTTCACCGGCTTTGGTCTGCACGAGGTGCTGCATCAGTACCCGATGCTGACCGACATCATTCGCTGGGCGGGCATGGCGTTTCTGGTGTACCTGGCGTGGAAACTGGCGATGGACGACGGCCGCCTCAACGTCGACAAACCCACCCGCCGGCCGTCGTTCTGGCATGGCGCAGCGATGCAGTGGCTCAACCCCAAAGCATGGCTGGCGGCAGTGGCGGGGATGGGGGCGTTTGTCGCGGATGGCGAAGCGCGGTTGATCGGTCTGTTTGCGCTTGTTTACTTTGTTGTCTGCTTCTTGTCCGTCGCGTGCTGGGCCTATGCCGGTGCGTTTCTGGGACCTTACCTGCGCAGTGCCCATCGCATCCGGGTGTTCAACCGCAGCATGGCGGCGTTGCTGGCCGGGTGTGCCGTTTCATTGCTTTACGTCTGA
- a CDS encoding MFS transporter yields MGTPSESQQGKGKLFETDLPARLDRLPWGRFHTLLVFALGITWLLDGLEVTLAGSVSGALKESPVLRLTNADIGLAGGAYITGAVLGALFFGWLTDRLGRRKLFFITLALYISATAATAFSFSLWSFMLFRFLTGMGIGGEYTAINSTIQEFTPARFRGWVDLTINGTFWIGAALGAGGSILLLDPDWIGGDLGWRLCFGIGAVLGLVILLMRLWLPESPRWLLIHGQAEEARVIVEGIEERFRQQGHELSTPTGQKLRLHARDHTPLGEIFDTLFNTYRQRALVGLTLLTAQAFFYNAIFFTYALVLTEFYQVPSASIGWYVLPLALGNFCGPLLLGRLFDVIGRRVMISLTYAISAVLLSISGYLFEQGLFSVTQQAIAWMIIFFFASAAASSAYLTVAETFPLEIRALAIAVFYAFGTALGGIVGPTLFGELIDSHQRGPVFVGYLIGAALMLLAATVQAIWGVSSERKSLEEVARPLSQASD; encoded by the coding sequence ATGGGCACTCCATCCGAATCGCAGCAGGGCAAGGGCAAGCTGTTCGAAACAGACCTCCCGGCGCGTCTCGACCGGTTGCCGTGGGGGCGGTTTCATACCTTGCTGGTGTTTGCGCTGGGCATCACCTGGTTGCTCGACGGACTGGAGGTCACGCTGGCCGGGTCGGTGTCCGGCGCGTTGAAAGAAAGTCCGGTGTTGCGATTGACCAATGCCGATATCGGTCTGGCGGGCGGCGCTTACATCACCGGGGCCGTGCTTGGCGCGTTGTTTTTCGGGTGGCTGACCGACCGGCTGGGGCGGCGCAAGTTGTTCTTCATCACTTTGGCGCTGTACATCAGCGCGACGGCCGCCACGGCGTTTTCGTTCAGCCTGTGGAGCTTCATGTTGTTTCGCTTTCTCACCGGCATGGGCATCGGCGGCGAGTACACGGCGATCAATTCGACGATTCAGGAATTCACCCCGGCGCGTTTTCGCGGCTGGGTCGATCTGACCATTAATGGCACGTTCTGGATTGGTGCGGCCCTGGGCGCAGGCGGGTCGATACTGCTGCTTGATCCTGACTGGATCGGTGGCGATCTGGGCTGGCGTTTATGCTTCGGGATCGGGGCCGTGCTGGGATTGGTGATTCTGCTGATGCGCCTGTGGTTGCCGGAAAGTCCACGCTGGTTGCTGATCCATGGTCAGGCTGAGGAGGCGAGGGTGATTGTCGAGGGCATCGAAGAACGTTTCCGTCAGCAGGGGCATGAGCTGTCGACGCCCACCGGCCAGAAGCTGCGCCTTCACGCCCGGGACCACACGCCGCTGGGAGAGATCTTCGACACTTTGTTCAACACCTATCGGCAACGCGCGCTGGTGGGACTGACACTGCTCACCGCCCAGGCATTTTTCTACAACGCGATCTTCTTCACCTACGCACTGGTCCTGACCGAGTTTTATCAAGTGCCGTCGGCGTCGATTGGCTGGTACGTGTTGCCGCTGGCCTTGGGCAACTTCTGCGGGCCATTACTGTTGGGGCGCCTGTTCGACGTGATCGGACGGCGCGTCATGATCAGCCTCACCTATGCGATTTCTGCGGTGTTGCTCAGCATCAGCGGCTACCTGTTCGAGCAGGGTCTGTTCAGCGTCACCCAGCAGGCGATTGCCTGGATGATCATCTTCTTCTTTGCTTCAGCGGCGGCCAGTTCGGCCTATCTCACGGTGGCCGAAACCTTTCCGCTGGAGATTCGTGCGTTGGCGATCGCCGTGTTTTACGCCTTCGGCACAGCCTTGGGCGGGATTGTCGGTCCCACGCTGTTTGGCGAATTGATCGACAGCCATCAACGCGGTCCGGTGTTCGTGGGCTATCTGATCGGTGCGGCGTTAATGCTGTTGGCAGCGACTGTGCAGGCAATCTGGGGCGTATCGTCGGAACGCAAGTCGCTGGAAGAGGTGGCGCGCCCGCTGTCGCAAGCCAGCGATTGA
- a CDS encoding GGDEF domain-containing protein, whose product MLAESESKLPEHFAVRPRTGSLARRLVMATLAFCVLFTVATVTVRTWFAWSNNLATMNAELNLIDQVFQGTLSKAVWEMDSEALQAQIDSVALAAPVGRVELRILRPGRAAEVLERQHPGHTGSILAPALHRQLMVTPYPGANEVVGELIIEGDESLLWKRLWKEVGIIMLTQIIQSLALAGLIMGMFNRSVTLHVRRIARHLEQLTPQNLKQHLALERRGNASDELDLLEAGVNDLQDKLANHLERQTRDEIALAASRDQLAELVEQRTAQLKAANIRLEALTRFDPLTGLANRRHFDELKELEFNRALRHQQPFSVLMCDIDFFKLYNDTYGHAMGDQCLRDVALTMSALFSRSGELVARLGGEEFAVLLPGQNRQQALDSAERLRELLENQKLPHSASAVSPYVTLSIGIAELDAATMDRFDQLLQSADKALYRAKSQGRNRCVI is encoded by the coding sequence ATGCTCGCAGAGTCCGAATCGAAACTCCCTGAACATTTCGCTGTGCGGCCTCGCACCGGCTCGCTGGCGCGCCGGTTGGTGATGGCGACACTGGCGTTTTGTGTGCTGTTCACGGTCGCCACCGTCACGGTGCGCACCTGGTTTGCCTGGAGCAACAACCTGGCGACCATGAATGCCGAATTGAACCTGATCGATCAGGTGTTCCAGGGCACGCTGTCCAAGGCCGTGTGGGAAATGGACAGCGAAGCCTTGCAGGCCCAGATCGACAGCGTGGCGCTGGCCGCTCCCGTCGGGCGTGTCGAGCTGCGCATCCTTCGCCCAGGCCGTGCGGCCGAGGTGCTGGAGCGTCAGCATCCGGGGCATACCGGCTCGATTCTCGCCCCGGCGTTGCATCGCCAGTTGATGGTCACTCCCTACCCCGGCGCCAACGAAGTGGTCGGCGAGTTGATCATCGAGGGCGACGAAAGCCTGCTCTGGAAGCGCCTGTGGAAAGAAGTCGGGATCATCATGCTGACCCAGATCATCCAGTCGCTGGCCCTTGCCGGTCTGATCATGGGCATGTTCAACCGTTCGGTGACGCTGCACGTACGTCGCATCGCCCGTCACCTGGAACAACTGACGCCGCAAAACCTCAAACAGCACCTCGCGCTGGAGCGACGGGGTAACGCCAGTGACGAACTGGACCTGTTGGAGGCCGGGGTCAACGATTTGCAAGACAAGCTGGCCAACCACCTGGAGCGCCAGACCCGCGACGAAATCGCCCTGGCCGCCAGCCGCGACCAACTGGCCGAGCTGGTCGAACAACGCACGGCGCAGTTGAAGGCGGCGAACATCCGTCTCGAAGCCCTGACCCGTTTCGACCCATTGACCGGCCTTGCCAACCGCCGGCATTTCGACGAGCTCAAGGAGCTGGAATTCAACCGTGCGTTGCGCCACCAGCAACCGTTTTCGGTGCTGATGTGCGACATCGATTTCTTCAAACTGTACAACGACACCTACGGCCATGCGATGGGCGACCAGTGCCTGCGCGACGTCGCACTGACCATGAGCGCGCTGTTTTCCCGGTCGGGTGAACTGGTGGCGCGTCTGGGCGGGGAAGAATTCGCGGTGCTGCTGCCAGGCCAGAACCGGCAGCAGGCACTGGACTCTGCGGAGCGTCTGCGTGAACTGCTGGAAAATCAGAAGCTGCCCCACAGCGCGTCGGCGGTGTCGCCCTACGTCACGCTGAGCATTGGCATCGCCGAACTCGACGCGGCGACCATGGATCGCTTCGACCAATTACTCCAAAGCGCCGACAAGGCGTTATACCGGGCCAAAAGTCAGGGCCGTAACCGGTGCGTGATCTGA
- the cydP gene encoding cytochrome oxidase putative small subunit CydP → MPGPFDFLKHPLAKEIGLILLIKLVLLMAIRSVWFDAPVEVRDDGVQAGLHVVGAPPELPEKNPK, encoded by the coding sequence ATGCCCGGTCCTTTCGATTTCCTCAAACACCCGCTGGCGAAAGAGATAGGTCTGATCCTGTTGATCAAACTCGTCTTGCTGATGGCGATTCGCAGCGTCTGGTTCGACGCTCCGGTCGAGGTCAGGGACGACGGGGTGCAAGCCGGCCTGCATGTCGTGGGCGCCCCTCCCGAACTTCCTGAGAAGAACCCAAAATGA